cgctcctgtgaagcgcccttggatgtttctgtcatgtatgtaaccagcacactactgtaacccttatacaattgtaaccctcaggtaactactacatactgtacatacttactggaaatgcacactttgaccacagggggtgtacttgtgggagacactccttacctggagattcaggtatataaggggaggtccctcgcagggccagcattccttggtccaggtaataaaggtgaagctcacagagtgattgtgtctgcagtacatgcctcgtgtgattatgtttaagagttaaggactcaacagttTCACTAtgttagtcatcatcataggcagtccctcgaaatgagggtgacttgcttctacgccaaaaaaaggatgaattcacaggtgtttcaactttagaactcgaactacatcctcaaaggtggaagatacctgtgcgtggatttttttaacgtgtggtggccgttaaaaGGAGCGGCATGCAGCccctggacagtgtggagggaggccactacagggtacaacgcgagctggtgcaggagggcaacggcagcgaagagggacgtcagctaggtccaggtcggtgattggagcgtgggcagatggaacaggagcggcgagatcggggcgaaggagctgtgagagactgtggagggatgtgatcgaggcccaagaatggcgtgagttcggggccaggggcagcacactgcgatatgtgcgcgcactaggtccgtgcagcagagctggtctccagttgtcctgggtaatccttgccactggaccaagacctagctctgtcaagcccgtgtggtgactatgTTAAAGGCTGTATAAATACACGGTGTTAGTGTTAGTCCTTGGATTAACCACGAGAATCCAAGAAACTAACAATAAGTACTTTCAAACAGCCGCGCTAACTTCTAATGTAAAATCCATCATGTTTCCAGTCATTCCCTGATCCCAAGCCTGGAGATTTGATCGAAATATTCCGAGGTGATTATCAACATTGGGCTATCTATGTCGGAGATGGAGATGTCGTCCACTTAACTGAAGGTAAGAGCTCTCAGGCTTTTGTACTTAGATTCAACGTCCTTTTATATTGACAGAATAAAGGTATGAATCTGAAGTCTGCCCACGTTCCATTATTTACAATGGAGGCTGCCTATGTAAACGTCACGCTGTAATCACAACCTTTCACCAGTGGAGGTGCTGCAGTgtcaccactggcaggagggtgtaattacagtccaGATTCCTGACGATCCCCCTTCCTCTAGCATTGGTGGCAGACATTTTGACACCAAGCgctggaattcccccctaaacctgCCGCCAGTGGGGGTCATGACTTGCCCTCACCCCCAATCATTTTGAGGTTAGCCAAAGTTGGACTTCTTATAGGCTAAATTGACCAAAATTGGGGGCATCAGTCGGGCAAATCTGGAGTTCGACCCCTCCATTCCTCTACCCTAGCTCTGCCACTGCCCGACATTTTCTCCCCAACCTCAAAAGCTGCTTCAAACCCTCGGTGACCAAATCTAAGGTCAGTTCTCCAAACTCTACAACTGCTGCTGCTCACCTTACTCCTCTCTGAAGCACCTTGGCCCAATTACTCTCAACGGTGCCAGAGAATTGTAGATTGTATCGAACTGAGGTATTTTATCAGCCTCAGTAATCCATTCCCTTTAACTGTATCTAAGCAAGGTTCCATCCCTTTAACTGTATCCAACCCGGGTATTCCAACAGCCTCAATAAACCGTCCCTTTGATGTATTTTCTAGGATCGAGTGCAAGAGTATCGTCCAGCTCTACGACTAACATTGTGGTTAAAAGACAGCGTCTCTCTAAGGTAGCTGGAAAGGATGAGTACCATATCAACAACACTTCTGACGAGAAATGGGACCCGTTACCCATTGACGAGATAATAAAAAATGCTAAAGCAAAGGTTGGAAACAAAGTGGAGTACGAACTAACAACAGCAAACTGCGAGCACTTTGTCAATGAGCTTCGGTGCGGTAAAAAAGTATCGGATCAGGTGAGTACATCCCGTGACCAACAGGTAATGATACACTGGGGAGATCTGATGTGGCTTGGGCCTCTCTGCCAGCAGGTGTCCCTCCAAGTGTCTGAGACACGTTGACACAaggtgttgtgtggggggggtgaatGGGGCATTCTATCGGTTtgtcagtgagagagtcggggaacggtactgggggggaggggggttagaccAGAATTCCTTGGTTATTCCATAGAATGGGAATGGAGACCGAGGCACATGTTAAATGGAAGAGGATACAAAGGCACATTGGGAAGGTCACTAGAGGTCATGCCATCAACGACCCGGCACAGTATCTACAGCTGGGATCTCAGAGTCACTGAAATACCTTCACTGTGGTGTCTGTTTCTGTCTCTAACTGATGCACTCTCTTCCCACAGGGCAAGGAAATCGAGAgtgatgttggtgctgctggtgctgctattGTTCAAGCTGCTGGTGCTTCTGTTggggttgttgttggtgctgcagcggatgttgttggtgctgctgctgaAACTGTTGGTGCTGCTGCTCGATTTGTTCGTGCGTTTGTTAATTCTGTTGCTGATGGAAATGATGGTCGTTAAATTTTTGAAATCATTAAACTAAAGAATTTAATTGAATTACCTCCATTAACTGAGgtgtcgtcactgctgtaatgtcaaAAATACGGATGCTTCCTTCAGGCCCCGATACGGATCCCTGGGCCCCGATACGGTGCGCGGGGCCCCGATACAGTTCCTGGGGGCACCGATATGGTGCGTGGGGCCCCGATACAGTTCCTGGGGGCACCGATATGGTGCGTGGGGCCCCGATACGGTTCCCTGGGCCCCGATACGGTTCCCGAGGCCCCGAtacggtccctgggcctcgatacGGTGCGCAAGGCCGCGATACTGGTCACGGAGCCCCGATACGGTGCGCGGGGCCCCGATACATTCCCTGGACTTTGATACGCTCCAGTTGGGGAGTTTCCAAAGCCAGGCCACTTCACACCGAGTCTACCCTTGTATCGTCAGCGCAGCACAAGGAGAGATAGACGGATCGAGCGGCAATAGGGAAGCTGAATCCTGAGCACCATTAACTCACAATACAActgcaggacactgggacactgggagaaacCAGTGAGAGAGAAAAGGAGGCAGAAGCTAACACAGTGGGTTTGGACAGAGCTCAGGAAGCACTTCACAAGACGGAATGCTGACTCCCTGGGCTGGACTTCTGGCTCACAGAATAAAACCTCAAACAGTTAGCTGCCGGAGCAGCTTGTGTAGGTCGATGGATGgattcattagaacataagaaataggaggagtcgtccatacggcccctcgagcctgctccgccattcaataagatcatggctgatctgatcttggtctcaactccacttccccatccgctccgcataacccttgactcccatgttgttcaaaagtctgtctatctccaccttgaatatagtcaatgacccagcctccacaactctctggggcaaaaattcgagattcacgactctctctttccacccctcccCACAGTTTCCCAATCTCCTCctatcccccatctctccccccctcccccgagcccccaatccccatctctccccccgagcccacaatccccatctctccccactcccccgagcccccatctcttccccccccccgagctcccattcccctctctccccccgactccccattccccctctctccccccgagcccccatctctctcccccccgagcccccattcccctctctccccccgaacccccattcccctctctccctccgactccccattccccctctctcccccattcccctctctccccccgagcccccattcctcgccccccgagtcactcttggtgatggacattgaaaatcTCCACCCAGAGTACACTCTGTGCTCTTGTTGCCCTCATCGGTTCTTCCATATGGtgctcaacatggaggaatactgattcatcagctgagggagggtggtagatggtaatcagcaggaggttgctTTGCCCATGTTTGAACTGAAGCCATCAGacatcatggggtccggagtcaatggtgAGGACCCCCCAGGGCCACTTCCTCCCCACTGTACCATCAtctctggtgggacaggacatagccagggatggtgatggaggagtcgggGACACTTGCAAAAAGGTATGATTCGGTGAATATTCAATGCTAGGCTGTTGCTTGAAtattctgtgggacagctctcccagttGTGGCACAATTCCCCAGATGATAGTGAGGTgggctttgcagggtcgactgggctgggttatTTGTCATGTCTAAATCTGATGCTTAGATCGATGCTGGGTGGTCAGtctggttttttttgttgtttttccgagcagtttgatacaactgagttgccctcagttaagagtcaaccacattgttgtgagtctggagtcacatgtaggccaggccaggtaaggacagcagtttccttccctaaagggcattgatgaaccagatgggttttacgtcaagcccgtgtggcggctggtgagcaacggccaccacacattaaaaaaaatccacgcgcaggcaacttccaccctggaggatatagttcgggtccttcattgaaacacctgggaactcatccttttttggcgtggaagcaagtcatcctcgtttcgagggaccgcctgtgactgATGACTGACGACAATCCGGTACAGTAGTGGCTACTTATTCAAgatcccccactgaaacatgccccacttcattccccaggactagatccagctCTGCAtcattcctcattgggctggaaacacactgatcaacaaGGTGCTGCTGTGCACATTTCAGGGATTCCTCCCGCTCCTTGCCTTTTACACTGTTTTATCCCAGTCGATATTCGGATCATTTCAGTTCCCCATTATCCTGACTCCATATCTCCCGAACCTTTCTGAAATTTCCTTCTCTACGCCGACTGAATATCTTGTAGCCAGGAAAGTTAAGTTCCAATTCCTGtccttgtttgagccaggtctccctTACTGAAATCTTGATCTCACCTTGGACTGAAGCAACTCTGTTCCTGCAATTTTTTTAAAAGCTCTCGTCACTGGTAAGAAAACGCAAAAACAAAGAACGCACAACAATTCTCTCACACAGGCGCAAGAAAATAGGAGCAAAGAATTGTACTCTTAGCTTAAATTCATGATTTCCATCAAAATAAAAGCTGAAATTAGTTTTTATCATTTGTTTCTAGTGTGCAATTGGGGCCTGGGTGTGCGGAAAATCCAGGACCCTCCGTCCTGAACCCTCTGCACCCCTTTCCCGCCTTCTGTAAGATCCTCCTTCACACCCACCTTTCTCTTGCCCCTCGTTGCATCTCCTGCTGGGGCCATTTATGTCTGAAATCAACCTCTGTGAGCACACGGTGGGGTGTGATTGGTTTCTGATCTTGTTCCTCATTGCTTCCCGGCACTCACTGATAATCTCTATATAAGAAATTGAAAACATTCCACACAAATCATGAAGCCACAAGAATTATTGACATGATGATAAACACAAGCGGGAATGGAAAGAGACTTTGGTTCTTGTTTCAGTGCCAAGGGTGCGGTTTATCACCAGTGTTGCTTTGACAATTTACTTTCAGTCTTTCTATCTCAAACTTTAATCGTATTTTAATTTTCTAGTCCTTTGTTCTGGTCCTttcgagggatagtactgagggaacaccgcactgtcggaggggcagtactgagggagcgccgcactgtcggaggggcagtactgagggagcggcgcactgtcggaggggtagtactgagggagcgccgcactgtcggaggggcggtactgagggagcgccgcactgtcggaggggtagtactgagggagcgccgcactgttggaggggcagtactgagggagcgccgcactgtcggaggggcagtactgagggagtgccgcactgtcggaggggcggtactgagggagcgccgcactgtcggaggggcagtactgagggagcgccgcactgttggaggggcagtactgagggaggcccgcactgtcggaggggtagtactgagggagcgctggactatcggaggggcagtactaagggagcagcgcactttcggacgggcagtactgagggagcgctgcactgtgggaggagcagtactgagggagcgctgcactgtgggaggggcagtactgagggagtgatgtactgtcggagaagtactgagggagccacctattcaagaaggtggcttcaaAGGcggttagggatggacaataaatgctggccttgtcagtgacgcccgcatcccatgaatgaattaaaaaaatctggtgacatgtgccaaaattggaagagctgttccacagactagcCAAGCAACAGCCTGGCATTGTCATACAcagagaatcatacctttcagccaatgtcccagactcctccatcaccatccctgggtatgtactgtcccaccggcaggacagacccaccaagggtggtggcacagtggtatacagtcaggagggagtggccctgggagtcctctacATCGACTCCAGACCccttgaagtctcatggcatcaggtaaaACATGGGCcagaaaacctcctgctgattaccaccaaccgccctccctcagctgatgaatcagtacccatccatgttgaacaccacttggaagaagcacagaatgtactgtgagtggggaacttcaatgtccatcaccaagagtggctcggtagcaccaatactgaccgagctggccgagttccGAAGCTGCCATTCTGGGCCTGCGGCAGGAGGTGAGAgaactgttacgctcataataaaggatggaaactgagtactgtgtacaatgagcaagtgtgaccttagcgccTTCAATTCaactccaaagtgcaggtacctcgtgggtggtctgcttatataccgtgctcccaaggaatgctggggtcccttgggactccaatgggTAGGCCCTTTGCTTGCAgtctaatacaggttacaaggggttaaat
This genomic stretch from Pristiophorus japonicus isolate sPriJap1 chromosome 27, sPriJap1.hap1, whole genome shotgun sequence harbors:
- the LOC139239319 gene encoding phospholipase A and acyltransferase 3-like, which produces MSNRKSFPDPKPGDLIEIFRGDYQHWAIYVGDGDVVHLTEGSSARVSSSSTTNIVVKRQRLSKVAGKDEYHINNTSDEKWDPLPIDEIIKNAKAKVGNKVEYELTTANCEHFVNELRCGKKVSDQGKEIESDVGAAGAAIVQAAGASVGVVVGAAADVVGAAAETVGAAARFVRAFVNSVADGNDGR